The Shinella zoogloeoides genome contains the following window.
GATGATGAAGAAGGTGGGTGGCGCCATGGGTGCGCTTTCCGGCATCGCCAAGGGTGAGAAGCCCTACGATGCGGAGGTCGTCAAGGCATCGCTGGCGACGATGAGCGAGGTGGCGAAGGCCTTCCCGGACCAGTTCCCGGCCGGCTCCGAGGCGGGCCACGAGACGGAGGCCAGCCCCAAGATCTGGGAAGCGATGGACGACTTCAAGGCGAAATCCGCCAAGCTCGTCGAAGCCGCCGATGCGGCGCTCGCAA
Protein-coding sequences here:
- a CDS encoding c-type cytochrome, which codes for MKVRTLAVAAVLAALGAGAVVAADEPQVVRQEMMKKVGGAMGALSGIAKGEKPYDAEVVKASLATMSEVAKAFPDQFPAGSEAGHETEASPKIWEAMDDFKAKSAKLVEAADAALASPPADQAAVGAALGAIGPNCAACHEVYRIKK